A genomic stretch from Colwellia sp. Arc7-635 includes:
- a CDS encoding metalloregulator ArsR/SmtB family transcription factor, with protein sequence MTELATIDIKEMRENASQAADLLKAMSNKHRLLILCHLGEKEMSVNELNNFVDLSQSSLSQHLARLRQDSLVKTRRESQTIFYSIANPSVVKLISFLHSEFCA encoded by the coding sequence ATGACTGAGTTAGCCACAATTGATATCAAAGAAATGCGAGAGAATGCTTCGCAGGCTGCTGACTTATTAAAAGCCATGAGTAACAAACATCGATTATTGATTTTGTGTCATTTAGGGGAAAAGGAAATGTCGGTTAATGAACTGAATAATTTTGTCGATTTAAGTCAATCGAGCCTTTCGCAGCATTTAGCGCGATTACGCCAAGATAGTTTAGTAAAAACACGCCGTGAATCTCAAACCATATTTTACAGCATTGCCAATCCTTCAGTCGTGAAGTTGATCAGTTTTCTACATAGTGAATTTTGCGCGTAA
- a CDS encoding MMPL family transporter gives MNYQRLLNFAITKPKVIYSLVLISALASLAMLPQITIDTDPENMLSQDAPARVFHNQIKTDFLMRDMIVVGLVSDTSVFTPKTLTTIAQLTNNILLIDGVIKQDLLSLNVVDNISQLTDEQGVNQGVLFEYLMKTAPTTTQASDEIQQAVKRLPMLDNTLVSGDDKAIAIYVPIIAKDQSYIIAEKIRALATKLPAIEQNHLAFHITGLPVAEDQFGYEMFVQMGVAAPLAGLAIFVLLWLFFRNLALIIAPMVVAMATVVIIMGSLIGLGFTVHIMSSMIAIFLMPIAVVDSVHILSEFADRFKSGDDATKTIKKVMGHLYKPMLFTSITSAVGFYSLMLTPIPPVKVFGAFIGSGILLAFVLTITYIPAYIARMKPETLAKLQRAVTLMEEKGRLAAILERLGAFSVKRTKLVLITFIALFAISLVGVNRIIINDNPVNWFKADHEIRLADKVLNQHFAGTYDAWLVFSNNNPRQQTALDDFTKILNTANDSLARAAISQLYQQWLINDESKKVSFFTQDLLIKIDDFSFSASEEEQPWLEQLYKVSEQANNDQKIFTDPDMLNWLATLQIAIVNQGDVGKINSLTDIVSTVNRELNSGDDKDFAIPQSSNGVAQTLLQFQSSHRPQDLWHFVSQDYQRTLLWLQMNSGDNQHMANVVSWVDNYISKNPPPVNVTHQWAGKSYLNVVWQDAMVSGMVDSLLSSFVVVFFIMVILFRSLKYGILAMLPLTFTITMIYGLVGWFGKAYDMPIAVLSALTLGLSIDFAIHFLQRVRELEVEQKSLPLALKAMFQEPSRAITRNAIVIAIGFTPLLLSPLMPYITVGFFLASIMILSALVTLILLPAILTLLARGNDISTTKI, from the coding sequence TTGAATTATCAACGCCTGTTAAACTTTGCCATCACAAAGCCAAAAGTCATCTATAGCCTAGTGTTGATCTCTGCACTCGCTAGTTTGGCGATGCTTCCTCAAATTACTATCGATACTGATCCCGAAAACATGCTCAGCCAAGATGCTCCTGCACGCGTATTTCATAATCAAATAAAAACTGATTTTTTGATGCGTGACATGATCGTCGTAGGCTTAGTGAGCGACACCAGTGTTTTTACACCCAAAACATTAACCACCATAGCGCAATTAACCAATAATATTCTGCTCATTGATGGTGTCATCAAACAAGATTTACTCTCGCTCAATGTCGTCGACAATATTAGCCAGTTGACCGATGAACAAGGGGTTAACCAAGGTGTTTTATTTGAATACCTCATGAAAACTGCGCCAACAACAACGCAAGCAAGTGATGAAATTCAGCAAGCGGTTAAGCGCTTACCTATGCTTGATAACACCTTGGTTTCTGGAGATGATAAAGCCATCGCTATTTATGTGCCGATTATCGCCAAAGATCAAAGCTATATCATCGCTGAAAAAATTCGTGCCTTGGCGACTAAGCTACCGGCTATTGAACAAAATCATTTAGCTTTTCATATCACAGGATTACCTGTCGCTGAAGACCAATTTGGCTATGAAATGTTTGTACAAATGGGCGTTGCTGCACCATTAGCCGGCTTAGCTATATTTGTATTACTGTGGTTATTCTTTCGAAATCTTGCCTTAATCATTGCGCCAATGGTCGTTGCAATGGCAACGGTTGTGATCATTATGGGCAGCTTGATCGGCTTAGGATTTACCGTTCATATTATGTCTTCGATGATCGCGATATTCCTAATGCCCATCGCCGTGGTCGATTCAGTGCATATTTTGTCTGAATTTGCCGATCGTTTTAAAAGTGGTGACGATGCAACTAAAACCATTAAAAAAGTCATGGGCCATTTATATAAACCGATGTTATTTACCTCAATAACTTCTGCCGTGGGTTTTTATTCCTTAATGTTAACCCCTATTCCGCCAGTAAAAGTTTTTGGCGCCTTTATTGGCAGCGGTATTCTATTAGCCTTTGTCTTAACGATCACTTATATCCCTGCTTACATTGCACGCATGAAGCCAGAAACATTAGCGAAATTGCAACGCGCAGTCACTTTGATGGAAGAAAAAGGTCGATTAGCGGCCATATTAGAGCGGCTTGGCGCCTTTTCAGTAAAGCGTACTAAACTTGTTTTAATCACTTTTATCGCTTTATTTGCCATCAGCCTGGTCGGCGTTAATCGTATTATAATTAATGACAACCCGGTAAATTGGTTCAAGGCCGATCATGAAATTCGCCTCGCCGATAAAGTTCTTAATCAGCATTTTGCCGGGACTTATGATGCATGGTTGGTTTTTAGTAATAACAATCCTCGACAACAAACAGCCCTTGATGATTTTACCAAGATCCTCAATACCGCCAATGATAGTCTAGCAAGAGCCGCTATTTCACAGCTATATCAGCAATGGCTAATAAATGATGAAAGTAAAAAAGTTAGTTTTTTCACTCAAGATTTATTAATAAAAATTGACGACTTTAGTTTTAGCGCCAGCGAAGAAGAGCAACCTTGGCTTGAACAACTTTATAAAGTCAGTGAACAAGCAAACAACGACCAAAAAATATTTACTGATCCTGACATGCTCAATTGGCTAGCAACACTGCAAATCGCGATTGTTAATCAAGGTGATGTTGGCAAGATCAACAGTTTGACCGATATTGTGAGCACCGTGAACCGTGAACTGAACTCTGGTGACGATAAAGACTTTGCTATCCCTCAAAGCAGCAATGGAGTCGCACAAACCTTATTGCAATTTCAGTCTTCTCATCGTCCGCAGGATTTGTGGCACTTTGTTAGCCAAGATTATCAACGCACGCTTTTGTGGCTACAAATGAATAGTGGCGATAATCAACATATGGCTAACGTGGTCAGTTGGGTAGACAACTACATCAGCAAAAATCCGCCTCCAGTTAACGTTACACATCAGTGGGCAGGTAAATCCTACCTCAATGTTGTGTGGCAAGACGCGATGGTTAGTGGAATGGTCGACAGTCTACTGTCCTCATTTGTTGTGGTGTTTTTTATTATGGTGATACTGTTTAGATCGCTCAAATACGGCATATTAGCTATGCTACCCCTTACCTTTACCATCACCATGATTTACGGCCTAGTTGGCTGGTTTGGCAAAGCTTATGACATGCCTATTGCTGTTTTATCGGCATTAACATTAGGCTTGTCGATTGATTTTGCTATTCATTTTCTGCAACGAGTACGTGAATTAGAAGTTGAGCAAAAAAGCTTACCCTTAGCACTAAAAGCGATGTTTCAAGAACCTAGCCGTGCAATCACTCGCAATGCCATTGTTATTGCCATTGGTTTTACCCCCTTGTTATTGTCGCCACTAATGCCCTACATCACCGTTGGCTTTTTCTTGGCTAGTATCATGATTTTATCGGCACTAGTCACCTTAATATTACTACCAGCAATATTGACGCTATTAGCCCGTGGCAATGACATTAGCACAACGAAAATTTGA
- a CDS encoding outer membrane lipoprotein-sorting protein, producing the protein MMINLNKYSKKLALSFALLIIANINLHAEDFSIKSNDNTTKKVRDIIDQANLASYYAGEDGSTEARMIIVDENGNRQMRQFTILRKDEKDLGDQHMLVFFSQPSNVKDTVFRVEKQLAEDDNRWLFLPALDLVKRISAGDKRTSFVGSHFYYEDVSGRNPTEDNFTLVSEDKDTYVISATPKDQQSVEFSRYVVKIDKSNFLPMETTYFDQSKQAIRKMTVLQVQSIDGIPTVMKSRISNLANSSYTEMQFRRVKYNLGLPDNIFSERSMRTPPKAWLN; encoded by the coding sequence ATGATGATTAACTTAAATAAGTACAGCAAAAAATTAGCACTATCGTTCGCCTTGTTAATAATCGCTAATATTAACCTGCATGCTGAAGATTTTTCGATCAAGAGTAATGACAACACAACGAAAAAAGTCAGAGATATTATTGATCAAGCTAATCTTGCCTCATATTACGCCGGCGAAGACGGCAGCACAGAGGCACGGATGATTATTGTCGATGAAAACGGTAATCGCCAAATGCGACAATTTACGATTCTACGTAAAGATGAAAAAGATCTCGGTGATCAACATATGCTAGTGTTTTTTTCTCAGCCGAGTAATGTCAAAGACACCGTTTTCCGCGTAGAAAAACAATTAGCAGAAGACGATAATCGCTGGTTATTTCTACCCGCGCTCGATCTTGTTAAGCGTATTTCTGCTGGCGACAAGCGCACATCTTTTGTTGGCTCACATTTTTACTATGAAGATGTTTCTGGCCGTAACCCGACAGAAGATAACTTCACCTTAGTCAGCGAAGATAAAGACACTTACGTTATTAGCGCGACACCAAAAGATCAACAAAGTGTCGAGTTTAGTCGCTACGTCGTGAAAATCGATAAAAGTAATTTTTTACCGATGGAAACCACTTATTTCGATCAAAGTAAGCAAGCGATACGCAAAATGACTGTACTGCAGGTGCAAAGTATTGACGGCATACCAACAGTGATGAAATCACGCATTAGTAATTTAGCCAATAGCAGTTATACCGAAATGCAATTTCGACGTGTTAAATACAATCTTGGTTTACCTGATAATATTTTTAGTGAGCGTAGTATGCGTACGCCACCTAAAGCTTGGTTAAACTAA
- a CDS encoding DUF2956 family protein translates to MTAQVSTEVQSEALRIAKATQKKAQTKEQTKLIAQGIEKGISEYKKQQKVKSRERDKQRKKTVAAKVKVESTDTLTSERVKPGSSANSARALLALPWLLLLASWGYFIFL, encoded by the coding sequence TTGACAGCTCAAGTTTCAACCGAAGTACAAAGTGAAGCGCTACGCATTGCTAAAGCTACGCAAAAAAAAGCGCAAACTAAAGAGCAAACCAAACTGATTGCTCAGGGTATCGAAAAAGGTATTAGCGAATATAAAAAACAGCAAAAGGTTAAATCGCGAGAGCGAGATAAACAACGTAAGAAAACTGTTGCGGCAAAAGTGAAAGTTGAATCAACTGATACTTTAACGTCAGAACGTGTGAAACCAGGCAGTTCTGCCAACAGTGCAAGAGCACTCTTAGCATTACCTTGGTTATTGCTGTTGGCGAGCTGGGGTTATTTTATTTTTCTTTAA
- a CDS encoding dUTP diphosphatase: MSDLLSTAKNQITQMLSMQDAMNSRVSETWRDNNYEWYRAIWVECAEMLDHHGWKWWKHQEIDIAQVQLELVDIFHFGLSLRLMTGESIEAITETLANELTHNSGEQDFKIALEALASAAVTDKAFNALALADCMRLMSMDLDELFRQYVGKNTLNFFRQDHGYKEGSYIKMWHGEEDNEVLANLVTTLDTSADDFQQQLYVALEAKYPK, translated from the coding sequence ATGAGCGATTTACTGAGCACCGCGAAAAACCAAATTACACAAATGCTTTCAATGCAAGATGCCATGAATTCACGTGTGAGTGAAACTTGGCGTGATAATAATTATGAATGGTACCGTGCCATTTGGGTTGAATGTGCAGAAATGTTAGATCACCACGGTTGGAAATGGTGGAAACACCAAGAAATTGATATCGCTCAAGTACAATTAGAATTAGTCGATATTTTTCATTTTGGCCTAAGCTTACGTTTAATGACTGGCGAGTCAATTGAAGCGATTACCGAAACTTTAGCTAATGAATTGACTCACAATAGCGGTGAGCAAGATTTCAAAATTGCTTTAGAAGCTCTTGCCTCTGCAGCTGTTACTGATAAAGCCTTTAACGCCTTAGCACTAGCTGATTGCATGCGCTTAATGTCGATGGATTTAGATGAACTTTTCCGTCAATATGTTGGTAAAAACACCTTGAACTTCTTCCGCCAAGACCACGGCTATAAAGAAGGCAGCTATATCAAAATGTGGCATGGTGAAGAAGATAACGAAGTACTAGCCAATTTAGTGACTACCCTTGATACTAGCGCTGATGACTTTCAGCAGCAGCTTTACGTTGCATTAGAAGCTAAATACCCAAAATAA
- a CDS encoding DUF2726 domain-containing protein, with product MELILFAMISLVVIVAMLASRLNDNSFPFPFDRKAALFTPAEKNFQNLVEQALGERYRIINRVKLADIVSIRNGVSSRAGQTAVNNANSKYLDFVICERDSMKLLGVIDLVDTQGKGYKIKKDWFVSGALEAAAIPHIRIKVKPNYTIDEIRACINSRILGNNAPSPKIKGRIIPAPLVKARPRSSGVLSPAAAQAMLPKDNAAMAGQLASPRVAALPH from the coding sequence ATGGAACTTATTCTATTTGCCATGATCAGCCTTGTTGTTATTGTTGCGATGCTTGCCAGTCGCTTGAACGATAATAGCTTTCCTTTCCCTTTCGATCGTAAAGCTGCTTTATTTACTCCAGCAGAAAAAAACTTTCAGAACCTTGTTGAACAAGCATTGGGTGAAAGATACCGTATTATTAATCGTGTGAAACTTGCCGACATCGTTAGTATTCGTAACGGCGTGTCGAGCAGAGCCGGCCAAACCGCAGTGAACAATGCCAATAGCAAATATTTAGATTTTGTTATTTGTGAGCGCGATAGCATGAAATTATTAGGTGTAATTGACTTAGTCGACACACAAGGCAAAGGCTACAAAATCAAAAAAGACTGGTTTGTTAGCGGTGCGCTAGAAGCGGCAGCCATTCCACATATTCGTATCAAAGTTAAACCTAACTACACTATCGATGAAATTCGCGCTTGTATTAACAGTCGAATATTAGGTAATAATGCGCCATCACCAAAAATTAAAGGCCGAATTATACCTGCGCCTTTGGTTAAAGCTCGTCCAAGATCATCAGGTGTATTATCACCTGCGGCAGCGCAAGCCATGTTACCTAAAGATAATGCTGCTATGGCTGGGCAATTGGCTTCACCACGTGTGGCAGCTTTACCACACTAG
- the mtnN gene encoding 5'-methylthioadenosine/S-adenosylhomocysteine nucleosidase, giving the protein MKAGIIGAMEPEVAILKAKLINCQTSTHAGYTFYQGQLNNSDVVIVQSGIGKVAAALATAILIDKFQPDYVVNTGSAGGFEQSLKVGDIVISSEVRYHDVDVTAFGYEIGQLPANPPAYIPHPELIAAAKVGINSLDNVQTLVGLITTGDTFMTKDEDIAKARANFPTMAAVEMEGAAIAHTCHQFNTPFVVIRSMSDIAGKESPTSFEAYLETASVNSSKLVISMLNALEGKTLN; this is encoded by the coding sequence ATGAAAGCAGGCATTATCGGCGCAATGGAGCCAGAAGTTGCAATTTTAAAAGCTAAGTTAATAAATTGCCAAACATCCACGCATGCTGGATACACATTTTATCAAGGGCAATTAAATAACTCAGACGTCGTTATTGTTCAGTCAGGTATTGGCAAAGTAGCCGCAGCACTCGCCACGGCAATACTTATTGATAAATTTCAGCCTGATTATGTCGTGAATACGGGTTCTGCCGGTGGTTTTGAGCAGTCTCTTAAGGTTGGCGATATCGTGATCAGTTCAGAAGTACGATATCACGATGTTGACGTAACGGCGTTTGGCTATGAAATAGGTCAACTACCCGCTAATCCGCCAGCTTATATTCCTCATCCTGAACTTATCGCCGCAGCAAAAGTGGGCATAAACTCACTTGATAATGTGCAAACGTTAGTGGGTTTAATCACCACAGGCGATACCTTTATGACGAAAGATGAAGATATTGCCAAAGCACGCGCTAACTTTCCAACCATGGCAGCAGTAGAAATGGAAGGTGCAGCTATTGCTCACACTTGCCATCAATTTAATACTCCATTTGTTGTTATTCGTTCAATGTCAGATATTGCGGGTAAAGAGTCACCCACTTCATTTGAAGCTTACTTAGAAACAGCTTCAGTTAACTCGTCTAAGCTAGTCATTAGCATGCTAAATGCACTAGAAGGGAAAACTTTAAACTAA
- a CDS encoding cobalamin biosynthesis protein — protein sequence MEHLSNILTSPNMYSAAVTLLLLIALKAIVGQFITQHPLAFFSFYCQRLADKVNKTSSSPRQQNISGLIAILVTLVPLLVILWLFEAFIEVYWLWHALLLYLALGSFGLSKTNKLVARDLVANNNYQAKQKIAPFLLRDTEPLSALGISKACIEMQLLRSSQLLVCVGFYYLVFGPLAALTFRLLLEMHYAWNIKIARFAHFGAAVNHIVKLLQWLPSRLFSLLLLLGTVGQNTLLSWRLIRGKFFQTDNNILLHILALGLEIKLSGVAMYNGSKVRKISFNDQARQPQATDIIHASKRINFALYLFLLLVMLLAIMSYATSGYSK from the coding sequence ATGGAACATCTGAGTAATATTCTCACTAGCCCAAACATGTATTCTGCTGCCGTTACGCTATTATTGCTGATCGCTCTGAAAGCAATAGTAGGCCAGTTTATTACTCAGCACCCCTTAGCTTTTTTTAGTTTTTATTGTCAGCGCCTAGCCGATAAAGTGAATAAAACAAGTAGTAGCCCTCGTCAGCAAAACATTTCAGGCTTAATCGCTATTTTAGTCACTTTGGTACCCTTATTGGTTATTTTATGGCTATTTGAAGCATTTATTGAGGTTTATTGGCTTTGGCATGCTTTATTGCTCTACTTGGCGCTAGGCAGCTTTGGCTTGAGTAAGACCAACAAGCTAGTGGCACGCGATTTAGTTGCCAATAATAACTACCAAGCCAAACAAAAAATTGCTCCTTTTTTATTGCGTGACACCGAGCCACTATCAGCACTAGGCATTAGTAAAGCTTGTATTGAAATGCAACTTTTACGCAGTTCTCAGCTACTGGTTTGCGTGGGGTTTTATTACTTAGTTTTTGGTCCGCTAGCAGCACTAACTTTTCGCTTATTATTGGAAATGCATTACGCTTGGAATATAAAGATCGCTCGTTTTGCTCATTTTGGCGCTGCTGTTAATCATATCGTTAAATTGCTGCAATGGCTGCCATCACGCTTATTTTCCTTACTATTATTACTGGGTACTGTTGGACAAAACACCTTGCTTAGTTGGCGTTTAATTCGCGGCAAATTTTTTCAAACTGATAATAATATCTTATTACATATTCTTGCCTTAGGCTTAGAAATAAAGCTCAGTGGCGTTGCGATGTATAATGGTAGTAAGGTGCGAAAAATTAGTTTTAATGACCAAGCAAGACAACCGCAAGCGACCGATATAATTCATGCCAGTAAACGCATAAACTTCGCACTTTATCTGTTTTTGCTACTGGTCATGCTGCTAGCCATAATGTCATATGCCACTTCAGGCTATAGTAAATAA
- a CDS encoding rhodanese-like domain-containing protein — MNFIKSTLIVLLSIFSFFTFAEQTPLISQQDLLALMATPTNKVLLLDVRSAEEFAEGHIKGAVNISHQQINANLSKILAFKDQTVVVHCRSGRRALSAETDLRAAGFSNLRHLDGDMNGWQAADLPLIK, encoded by the coding sequence ATGAACTTTATTAAATCTACACTGATTGTTTTATTAAGCATTTTCTCATTTTTCACTTTTGCAGAACAAACACCGCTTATTTCACAACAAGATTTATTAGCACTAATGGCGACACCGACCAATAAAGTTTTACTGCTCGATGTTCGCAGTGCTGAAGAGTTTGCTGAAGGTCACATTAAAGGCGCGGTTAATATTAGCCATCAACAAATTAACGCTAATCTCAGTAAAATTCTCGCTTTTAAAGATCAAACTGTTGTAGTGCATTGTCGTTCAGGTAGACGTGCGCTAAGTGCAGAAACTGACTTACGAGCTGCAGGCTTTAGCAACCTTCGACACCTTGATGGTGACATGAATGGCTGGCAAGCAGCTGATTTACCTCTGATAAAATAA
- a CDS encoding trimeric intracellular cation channel family protein has product MHELLYWLDLFGVIVFAFSGALMAGRYKLDPFGVVVLSAVTAIGGGTIRDVILQVPIFWVENPRYLYVILATAFLTIIFIRCPKRIPKRLLLVSDAFGLALFAVLGTEKALALGTAIPVAVLMGMMTGVVGGMLRDVLCNVIPMVLRQEIYATAAILGGALFTFFLYLELPQPVAIIGAILGALALRLAAIYWRVTLPAFQILEPEESPEDSK; this is encoded by the coding sequence ATGCATGAATTACTTTATTGGTTAGATCTTTTTGGCGTGATTGTGTTCGCCTTCTCAGGTGCACTAATGGCTGGGCGCTATAAGCTCGATCCTTTCGGCGTGGTAGTGTTATCAGCCGTTACAGCCATTGGTGGTGGTACGATCCGCGATGTTATTTTACAAGTGCCAATATTTTGGGTAGAAAACCCGCGTTATCTCTATGTTATTTTAGCTACGGCTTTCCTCACCATTATTTTCATTCGTTGCCCCAAACGTATTCCTAAAAGACTGTTACTGGTTTCTGATGCTTTTGGTTTAGCGCTGTTTGCCGTATTAGGCACAGAAAAAGCACTGGCCTTAGGTACAGCAATACCGGTTGCTGTGCTAATGGGAATGATGACAGGTGTCGTTGGTGGCATGCTTCGCGACGTATTATGTAATGTAATTCCGATGGTTTTACGACAAGAAATTTATGCTACCGCGGCTATTTTAGGCGGTGCATTATTTACCTTCTTCCTTTATTTAGAGCTACCTCAGCCTGTTGCTATTATTGGCGCTATTTTAGGTGCCTTAGCATTACGCTTAGCGGCTATTTATTGGCGTGTGACCTTGCCCGCCTTTCAAATTTTAGAACCAGAAGAAAGCCCCGAAGATTCCAAATGA
- a CDS encoding carbon starvation CstA family protein: MIIFFICLTILILGYKFYSPFVEKQAGLDSKIDTPQKRFSEGVDYVPIHPVRAFLIQFLNIAGVGPIFGPILGALYGPIALVWIVLGNVFGGAVHDFFSGVMSIKEDGKSLPEIAGKYYNVVFKGFMLIFTAMLLFFVGVVFIMSPAGLLSNLNFFEGTILANNTFWVLAILAYYFLATLLPIDKIITKFYPFFGLLMIVMTVSIAIALLINAPHLPVTGDFLAYFETDHAHDFLEPNPDGLPTWPLLFITITCGAISGFHSTQAPIIARCLTNEKYVRPVYYGAMVCEGIVGCVWALAGIAAFPEGYEGLKLLLDQGGPGLVVNHVANSYLGVFGGIMAIIAVAVFPITSGDTAFRSLRLTVVDAFNIPQSLRNRLLLAVPILTIAYFMTKLDFTVIWRYFAFSNMLLSTSVLWLATKYLFDRGTFHWIASVPAVIATAVTLSYIMTAQIGFNLSSDFGKPIGVVTTIIGLIALVITHFSKHKKANVAGEL, translated from the coding sequence ATGATCATCTTTTTTATCTGTCTCACTATATTAATACTGGGTTACAAGTTTTATAGCCCATTTGTGGAGAAACAAGCAGGTTTAGACTCAAAAATTGACACACCGCAAAAGCGCTTTAGTGAAGGTGTTGACTATGTTCCCATTCACCCTGTACGTGCATTTTTAATACAATTTTTAAACATTGCTGGCGTAGGTCCTATTTTTGGTCCTATTCTTGGTGCTCTATATGGTCCAATAGCCTTAGTTTGGATCGTACTAGGTAATGTTTTTGGTGGTGCTGTGCACGACTTCTTTTCAGGTGTCATGAGCATAAAAGAAGATGGTAAAAGTTTACCTGAAATAGCAGGAAAATATTACAACGTTGTTTTCAAAGGTTTTATGCTGATATTTACCGCTATGCTACTGTTTTTTGTTGGCGTAGTTTTTATTATGAGTCCTGCAGGTTTACTGAGTAATTTAAATTTTTTTGAAGGCACCATTTTAGCTAATAATACTTTTTGGGTATTGGCAATTTTGGCCTATTACTTTTTAGCAACGCTACTGCCTATCGATAAAATCATCACTAAATTCTATCCATTCTTTGGTTTGTTGATGATCGTAATGACAGTATCGATTGCCATTGCACTATTAATCAATGCGCCACACTTACCAGTGACAGGTGACTTTTTAGCTTACTTTGAAACCGACCACGCGCACGACTTTTTAGAGCCTAACCCTGATGGGCTACCAACTTGGCCACTCTTATTTATCACCATCACTTGTGGTGCTATTAGTGGTTTTCATTCTACTCAAGCGCCAATTATTGCCCGCTGCTTAACGAACGAAAAATATGTTCGCCCAGTATATTACGGTGCAATGGTATGTGAAGGTATTGTAGGTTGTGTATGGGCATTAGCCGGCATTGCTGCATTTCCTGAGGGCTATGAAGGTTTGAAACTATTACTTGATCAAGGTGGTCCAGGTTTAGTGGTTAACCATGTAGCCAATAGTTATCTTGGTGTATTTGGCGGTATTATGGCGATTATTGCTGTAGCAGTTTTCCCTATTACTTCTGGTGATACTGCGTTCCGTTCATTGCGTTTAACTGTGGTTGATGCTTTCAATATTCCACAGAGTTTACGTAATAGATTATTACTTGCGGTACCGATATTAACGATTGCATATTTTATGACTAAGTTGGACTTCACCGTTATTTGGCGCTATTTCGCTTTTTCTAACATGCTACTTTCTACCAGCGTGTTATGGCTGGCAACTAAATACTTATTTGACCGAGGTACATTTCATTGGATAGCTAGTGTCCCTGCCGTAATAGCAACAGCAGTGACCCTCTCATATATCATGACAGCACAAATAGGTTTTAACTTATCGAGTGATTTCGGTAAGCCAATTGGTGTCGTTACGACTATTATTGGCTTAATAGCATTAGTGATTACGCACTTTTCTAAGCATAAAAAAGCCAATGTTGCAGGTGAGTTGTAA
- a CDS encoding ribonuclease E inhibitor RraB: MTFPDDETGQVLAEMQAAGINLDEMHNVVFFQLFEQEPQAKAMLEHLAEKAPDMPVTLSPDEQPNVWDLNCTVAMIPSYDAIVAQEAEFELLAAKFKGFNDGWGIEA, translated from the coding sequence ATGACCTTTCCCGATGACGAAACAGGCCAAGTTTTAGCTGAAATGCAAGCTGCAGGCATTAACTTAGATGAAATGCACAACGTCGTATTTTTTCAGTTATTTGAACAAGAGCCGCAAGCAAAAGCTATGCTCGAACATTTAGCTGAAAAAGCACCTGATATGCCTGTAACACTAAGCCCTGATGAACAGCCAAATGTATGGGACTTGAACTGTACGGTAGCCATGATCCCAAGCTATGACGCTATTGTTGCACAAGAAGCTGAATTTGAGCTGCTAGCGGCAAAATTTAAAGGCTTTAATGATGGTTGGGGAATTGAAGCTTAA
- a CDS encoding DUF4136 domain-containing protein, translating into MINTRLLSCLAFIISLAACSSFLEATTSFRDGFDFSSVESYSTYGRNSSFGDSQNLSDTTRNTIELAIEQGFESNGFNYKTFQKADIIITYHLLSNRSADLDKYNQQVKYCSYCFRAGQASRAELLKELRSGSLILDIINPKNESSVWRSVYPLKFKEDDNSREMQEKISHAVNSMLRHYPRDKTIGIDTNAKRESA; encoded by the coding sequence ATGATAAATACTAGATTACTTAGCTGCTTGGCTTTCATCATCAGTCTTGCTGCCTGTTCATCATTCCTTGAAGCGACGACGTCTTTTCGTGACGGCTTTGATTTTTCATCAGTTGAAAGTTATAGCACTTATGGTCGCAACTCCAGCTTTGGTGATTCACAAAACCTCAGTGATACGACACGTAACACTATTGAATTAGCTATTGAGCAAGGTTTTGAGAGTAATGGCTTTAATTATAAAACCTTTCAAAAAGCGGATATTATTATTACTTATCATCTGCTGAGCAACCGTAGTGCTGATTTAGATAAATATAATCAACAAGTAAAATATTGTTCTTATTGTTTTAGAGCCGGGCAAGCTTCTCGTGCTGAGTTACTAAAAGAGCTGCGTTCAGGTAGCTTGATCCTTGATATTATTAATCCTAAAAATGAAAGTTCAGTATGGCGCAGTGTTTATCCGCTGAAGTTCAAAGAAGACGATAACAGTCGTGAGATGCAAGAAAAAATCAGCCATGCTGTCAATAGTATGTTGCGTCATTACCCACGAGATAAAACAATAGGTATCGACACTAACGCTAAACGTGAGTCAGCCTAG